The following nucleotide sequence is from Glycine max cultivar Williams 82 chromosome 9, Glycine_max_v4.0, whole genome shotgun sequence.
AGAGGCCCGTTTTAGACTTGCCTGTGCTGCCAGGGTttgggatttcaaattctggTATAGTTAAGGACTTGGTTGGGAAAAATGGCAAGATAGTGAATAGCAAGGTTTGGTCTGAAAATGGGTGGATGTGCAGTCAGGAATGGTTGGAGAATGGCAGTTGGGTTGGTGGGTCTATTCTAGGTAATCCTAGCAACTGGAGGACAAATGGGAGTGCTGGCCTTTATGGAGGTGATGAGCATTGTTTGACAGAGCCATCGTATTCTGGTATATCAGTTTTTGTTTGCAGGCTTTTGACAACTTTTTTCGTGAGCATTAGATGGCTCTGGAGAAAGACTTTTAGGCTTAGTTCAAGGGAAGACTGTTCGTCTGATGCTGAACATAGGGCACTCTTAGCAAAACGGGGTGAGAGTGGGCCAAACCTCAATGAAAGTAGAGGGGAAAGAGCACGCAGGAAAGCTGAGGAGAAAAGACAGGCTAGGCTAGAAAAAGAACTTTTGGAGGAGGAAGAGAGAAAACAGAGGGAGGAGGTTTCAAGGCTAGTGGAGGAGCGTAGGAGGCTGAGAGATGAGAAAATGGAAGCTGAAAAAGAACGCAGCAAATCATCATATCCTAGTAAGGAGAAAGACAGTAGGAAGGAAGCTGAAAGGAAGCaccaggaaaaaagaaaagagaaagataaggGTTCTAGTAAGAGCAACTCTGATGTAGAAGAAGTGGATAGAAGAGCCAGCAAGGAAAGTGAACGGAAGTGTGACTTTGACAAAAAGAGTGAAACTGACCGTAGAGAGCTCCAGAAGTCTGGGTTTGAAAGTGGCAAGGGACATAATACAGACAATACACATAGTAAAAATGTTGCTGCAAACAGTTACAACCGTGGAAGTACTGGAACAAGGTACCTTGATCGTATGCGTGGTACAATTTTGTCTTCTTCTAAAGCTCTTGGTTTTGGAAAGGGTGCTAATGCTCCTGGAACTGTggtgaaagaaaacaaatttaatggCTCTGTCAATCATATTCATTCAACTGCTTCCAGGAAAGATATATGTCCTCCTGATCGTTCCACTGCTAAATCCAATTTGAATGGAAACGATACGAATATAAATCACTCTGTAAGTTATTGTGCTCTGTATCCCTTTATCATTGCCATATTATTATTACTGTTTTAGCTCAAGTTGTTATTAGCCCAAGTTGGTATCAGTCGCTTGTGGTCTATGAGAATCTTAGGCAGCATTTAACACTTTTTTGGTAAAGTAAACAATATCATGATGATTGTTCTCTGCAGGTTCCCCCAGAACCACAGCCATGGAGTCCATGGATTGCACCTAAAAAGTCATGGCAGCAATTATTTACTCGTTCCTCAACTGTTGCTCAATCCTCAAACTCAAATGTAATATGTAGACCAAATTCCAAAATTCAAGCTGAAGCCAAAAGCCCACAGTTATCTGGCCAGTCACCAATTACTCAGCCATTTAACAATCCAATTCAATTTGGTCTTCCATCACCTTTTAATATTTCCAGCTATCCAATTGGATCAACCGGTAGCAGTCAAGGTTTTTCTCCTGCAATTGAACCCTTATACTCTCCAGTTGAAAATATTTCGCATGACTTTATACATGAAGAACAAGAGCTTTTTGAAGACCCCTGTTATATCCCTGATCCGGTATCCTTGCTTGGTCCTGTTTCTGAGTCActtgataattttcaattggACTTGGGAAGTGGCTTTGTGACAGACACAAAGATGGCAATGCCTCACTCTTTAAAAAACACATCTGCGGGTTCTGACGTCAATAAACCATCTCCAATTGAGTCCCCAATGTCCCGAGAAAAGAATAGCTGTTCTAATCGGTTTCCAAGTATCTCCCAGGCCCAGGATATGCAGTCATTTCCAGCTGCAAATGAGAAGGGAACATGGCAGATGTGGAATACTTTGCCACTTGGTCAGGAAGGTTTAGGTTTGGTTGGTGACCCAGCAAACTGGTTTTTATCCCCTCAAAGGGATGTGCTAAACAAGGATGATTTTGTGCTTCCATCGTCTAAGACTATGGATTCTCTTTTTAAGACAGATGATAACATAATTTCCAGTAACCATTCTTCACAACATGTTTTTCTTCCTAATGTTCAGAGTGGTGGGACCTTCAGCCCGGTTACTGGTTCAAATGGTTATGATCCTTGGTCACAGGGTGCTTTATTTCCACCGTTGTCAGGTGGACTTAAAGCTCAGGAGAGTGCTACTCagaatgaaataatatatgGGAGTCGAAGTGGGTCTGCTAGCAACCACATGCTCGAGTGTTCTCCGGCTAACAGTTGGTCCAGGTGAGTAAATTTATGTTTGGATTAAATTTTGCCCATTATTGCATGGCGAATTTCCTTTCTATTATGGATCTGCATTGTTGTCAGAACATTTTAAATTGATGAACTTCTGTAACCAAAAGATGAAGGAAACctcctcatttttgtttttcctgaTGAATGAATTTTACGGCTTGaaatattgattgattgattgatcatGTGTTCTTATTGGGGAAATAATTGTTTAAgtgataaaaaatcattaatgatGTATTTATAGCACATGATGGAACTATGATATGAATGCACTTGGTTCTCTCTCCAAGCAATGACTtgtaatatttgattatttaatatgtaatatttgtatattataCATGACATGTTTAAAATACATCCCATTGTACATGTATATGTTTTGTATTTATgtgctattttttaaatttcattatggTCTGTAGGCTGTTTCTGAAGGATAGGTTAGTAAGAGGCTGAAATGCTGAACTTAGTggttcaaaatataattttaggagTTTGACGTCTCACCAATATAGAGCAGCATATATTGTCCTAGGGCATTTCTGAACAGACTGGTTGAGGCTGTGTTTGGTTTAGAGGATGGAAATAGAAGATGgatttttgaattaaagtagaGTGTAAAAGGTGTGTGGGATCCACAAAATTTCTCTCCTCCCTCCCTAAACCAAACAGCCATATTTTAATCTTTCCTTAGAGAAAGAAGACAAAGTTAGTTATCAATCAATACTCAAATACAACCAGGAAGAGtatgaaacacacacacacatgttgATAATAGCTACAGCTGACTTATTACAGTATGTAGTATATGCTCTGATAAAGTGGGGGAACAAAATATACTGAGAGAGAAATAAGATATAGGCTAATAGGCATAACATAACTAGGATGTGATGAATGAAGCTGATTGGCTAGCTACATAGACTACAAAACTGTGTGTCATCACCAAGACACCAACCTGTGTTTCTTcagggaaaaaaaaatttatgaatagcAAATTGAACAGGGATCAGAGTTGAAGTAACATGAAATAGATGCTTTCTATGTGGGCTTACATGATTGCAGCTTATATTAAGATTGCCCTAATTTTGGATTTTGTGTTATCCATGGACCACATATGTTGATACATATGAAGGGTACGTTTACCTGTTTGATTGAAATTGAAACCTGTAATATAGGATAGCTATGGATGCATGAAAGAAGTTATTGGATCCAactttaaatatactttttatttagtTGGAAGTTATAAGTCAAATGATTTTGTGGATGTATCTGTATGATCATATGCTTATAGTCATGTAATGAAACAAATCAGTATGTATTCCAACATTCAGTTCCAGAtatcttttgttgttttttaccTAATGCAATGTAATGGTGAAGTCAATGTGTATTGTGAAGTCTTCTGGCTTGATGATGTCTGTGCTGACATTGTCTTGGGTGTGATCTTTCCTTAATTCTGTAACTTGTGGTCTTCCTTCTGTAATATACATATTTAGTGGTAATATTAACGGTTTAAACTGCTGATTTGACCTTGCtcttttgtttataatatttttttctaaataaaaatttatatttttactggTAGTTTAACAGCTTGAAATCTTGTTACTTTGCAGAAATGAATGGCCTGTAAAAGGTGCTGTAGAAGGCTTAGGGAAGTCATCTGTCGCAAGGCCCCATATTAAAAAGAGGGTATGAGACAAAGTTGGTAGATAAACACCATTGTTCTCTTGAGGCAGAAATAGTCTCCTATGGGGGAAGAGTTTAGAATACTGAACCCATTGTAtcttcttcctttcttcttttgtgAAGGAAGATTGATGTTAACTTAATGTTAGTGTTGATAGGAGTACGCGTTAATGCGTGCTTTTCTTGAGGCAGATAACAAAAGGTGTCACCCCTTTGGTGTCAATTTGTCCTTTGGAGAATGGAGGTTCATATTCACCCTTTGTCATGATCTTCAAATatgttaatgaaaaataaaacttatactaACGTGATCTGCTGTTAATGAAGAAATATAGTCGGGTTTCTTTGTCTCATTTAAGATTCGAGCATCATCTTTGATATCGGTGTGCAGAAACTTGGGTGTGATCTGACCCAGATTTTAGAATAATAGGATCCCGTGTTCTTTTTGTTAACAATGCGTTAACGAGTCAATGGGAAATGAGTTTTAGAATCCTTTGCACTTTACAGTTTATACATTCTATAACCAAACTTGGAATGGCGCAGATGCAAATGTTGGTTGAATTGGTCATGAATTACCAGCGCTGGAGAAGTGATATAACGTTTTCGCAAGAGCAGAACACTTCTTGTGCGACGAACCTTAATAACTTCTTTCAAAATTTATGTTAGTGAATATttgaacaataataacaaaatttatgtTTCCGAATTCGAACCCATGActaacaagtcaccaaggcacaactttaccgctgtaccagggctcgccctcaacaataataacaaatattagcCCTAAATAAATAGAGaggattttaatttctaaaatgctaattaattatttatttattcaacaaTGTAAATAATAGGCATTTAAACTTTTTCTTTCCATTAATGGAAAGATTAAACGGTctcacttttattattttaaaggattgttattttaaaggattgttaggacttttttttgtaattaaattggattaaacaattattttaaggaactgaattaaatattttctctaatttattttatggttaATGTTAAAATTAACCGTTGGCATAGAAATTTagtgattaatattttattctttaaactGCATCTTATACTTTAAATAAGAAAagtgattttccttttagaaTTTGCTTTCATCCAAATCAAATAACTCCTGCAAAATGCAAATAGGTCGAACAGGTTGCATTTTCAAAGTTGTATAACTAACAAATAATAACCAAACGTtggaaaaaattaagaaacaattatttgtttatttcaaatgttataatcttttttttttttttaacaaagcaaacttgtttcatttcattcataagGGGAAGCACGATACAATTAGGAATTGGCTCAAATTCATGGATTCTAGCATACGACCTAGAAGTCTTTTCTAAAGAGTGAACCGCTCGATTTGCTTGCCTTTTTACAAAATTCACCTTTGAGTTTGGGATAAAATTCACAAGAGTGTTGCATCtggaaataagaaaattaaattcatttgagTGCATAGAGTCTAGCACATTTTTGCAATCCATTGGAGCGCGTGGATGTTGCATTTGGTTATTGAGATATTGCATGTTCAAGGAGAAAGATATTTGATAATTGAGGCTGTGTTTCAATCCCTTCTCAAAGCTTATTGTTCTGGAAATGAGGTTCTATCATGCATTGTCTGAGCAAAAAATCTTATTATAGGAAAAAGAACAACATATTGCTCTAAAGAATAAAGGTGTCCCTAAGCAAGCTCCAAATATCAAATCTGTTGCATGTTCTTATCGATATGGGATTCATAGCtggaaaagaagagagaaaaaaattcttattccAGTGTGGTCTCTCTTGGATAGTCCCGCAATTATTTTAACCATTGAATATAATAGATATACATCTAACCACGGTTTAAATGggaaaataataaactaaaagaGGAGAGGCATAAATAATTGCATTTGTTCactctttgttttaaaatttactatatcatatatttaattgagACAGTATTACAACTGAGGAAACATTAATTGGCTTGAGCTactgttaaatttaatttgtaagtAAATACTAAAATGAACTAATAATACTCATGAGGCCCATCGTAATCACTTCAACACATCAAGATGTTAAACACCAGCGCTAGATTACGACCCGGTTCGGTTCACCGTCACCGGTCCAATCTTTTCCGCACCTGGTTCACTTACATTATTTCATTCTCTTCACATCTCATTTCGTTTCCCCTAGTATTTTCTTAAAGGCACCCACCCGAGTAGAGTCCAGCTCCGAACCCCGAATGGACATTCAATCTGTAAGTGCTCCATTCCCTTTCGATTCATCTCACAATCGCTGTACTTGAAGTTCTCCCTAGATCTGATCGACgattgggtttttttttctccccttcgattttgattttttttcctttcttttttgtgtttatGGATTTGAATTTTTAGGGTTTTGAAGTTTCTGCGGGTGGCTCTGTTGTCGGGTATTGATTTTGGAGGCGGGGGATAGTATGTATTGGGTTAGGGTTTTCTTGAAAGCATTGGTGGATTGTGGTTAGGGTTTGGTTATTCGAGACGGCGACGATTGGCGTGGGTTAGAGGATAATGTGTATACTGTGTGTGATTCAGAAGTGGTCTCGCCGGGTTGCTACAATGCTGCCTTGGTTGGTTATTCCGTTCATTGGTCTCTGGGCTCTCTCTCAGCTTCTGCCGCCAGCTTTTCGCTTCGAGATTACTTCGCCTCGTCTTGCTTGTGTCTTTGTGTTGCTGATTACTCTCTTTTGGTATGAGATTTTGATGCCTTGGCTGTCGGCTTGGCGGGTGAGGAGGAATGCTAGGATTAGGGAGAGGAAGAGGTTTGAGGCCATAGAAATGCAGAAGTTGAGGAAGACGGCTACGAGGCGGTGTCGGAACTGTTTGAACCCGTATAGGGATCAGAACCCTGGTGGGGGTAGGTTTATGTGTTCGTACTGTGGCCACGTTTCGAAGAGGCCCGTTTTAGACTTGCCTGTGCTGCCAGGGTttgggatttcaaattctggTATAGTTAAGGACTTGGTTGGGAAAAATGGCAAGATAGTGAATAGCAAGGTTTGGTCTGAAAATGGGTGGATGTGCAGTCAGGAATGGTTGGAGAATGGCAGTTGGGTTGGTGGGTCTATTCTAGGTAATCCTAGCAACTGGAGGACAAATGGGAGTGCTGGCCTTTATGGAGGTGATGAGCATTGTTTGACAGAGAGGTCGTATTCTGGtatattagtttttgtttgcAGGCTTTGGACAACTTTTTTCTTGAGCATTAGATGGCTCTGGAGAAAGACTTTTAGGCTTAGTTCAAGGGAAGACTGTTCGTCTGATGCTGAACATAGGGCACTCTTAGCAAAACGGGGTGAGAGTGGGCCAAACCTCAATGAAAGTAGAGGGGAAAGAGCACGCAGGAAAGCTGAGGAGAAAAGACAGGCTAGGCTAGAAAAAGAACTTTTGGAGGAGGAAGAGAGAAAACAGAGGGAGGAGGTTTCAAGGCTAGTGGAGGAGCGTAGGAGGCTGAGAGATGAGAAAATGGAAGCTGAAAAAGAACGCAGCAAATCATCATATCCTAGTAAGGAGAAAGACAGTAAGAAGGAAGCTGAAAGGAAGCgccaggaaaaaagaaaagagaaagataaggGTTCTAGTAAGAGCAACTCTGATGTAGAAGAACTGGATAGAAGAGCCAGCAAGGAAAGTGAACGGAAGTGTGACTTTGACAAAAAGAGTGAAACTGACCGTAGAGAGCACCAGAAATCTGGGTTTGAAAGTGGCAAGGGACATAATACAGACAATACACATAGTAAAAATGTTGCTGCAAACAGTTACAACCGTGGAAGTACTGGAACAAGGTACCTTGATCGTATGCGTGGTACAATTTTGTCTTCTTCTAAAGCTCTTGGTTTCGGAAAGGGTGCTAATGCTCCTGGATCTGTggtgaaagaaaacaaatttaatggCTCTGTCGATCATATTCATTCAACTGCTACCAGGAAAGATATATATCCTCCTGATTGTTCAACTGCTAAATCCAATTTGAATGGAGACGATAAGAATATAAATCACTCTGTAAGTTATTGTGCTCTATATCCCTTTATCGTTGCCATATTATTATTACTGTTTTAGCTGGCTTAGTTGATGTGTGATTGATATAGCATATAGGAATACTATGActgttaagaataattttaaaactcaaGTGGATTTTACAAGCTTGCATTATATCCGTGTCTCTCTTTTCACTACATCCTGGTTTTAATGCACATTCTAGACTTTTTCAGTCTTTTGTGATTTATGAAAAGTATATGATGCTCTACAGCTCAAGTTGGTATCAGTCGGTTGTGATCTATGAGAATCTTAGGCAGCATTTAACATTTTTTGGTGAAGTGAACAATATCATGATGATTGTTCTCTGCAGGTTCCCCCAGAACCACAGCCATGGAGTCCATGGACTGCACCTAAAAAGTCATGGCAGCAATTATTTACTCGTTCCTCAACTGTTGCTCAATCCTCAAACTCAAATGTAATATGTAGACCAAATTCCAAAATTCAAGCTGAAGCCAAAAGCCCACAGTTATCTGGCCAGTCACCAATTACACAGCCATTTAACAATCCAATTCAATTTGGTCTTCCATCACCTTTTAATATTTCCAGCTATCCAATTGGATCAACCGGTAGCAGTCAAGGTTTTTCTCCTGCAATTGAACCCTTATACTCTACAGTTGAAAATATTTCACAGGACTTTAGACATGAAGAACAAGAGCTTTTTGAAGACCCCTGTTATATCCCTGATCCGGTATCCTTGCTTGGTCCTGTTTCTGAGTCActtgataattttcaattggACTTGGGAAGTGGCTTTGTGACAGACACAAAGATGGCAATGCCTCACTCTTTAAAAAGCACATCTGCCGGTTCTGACATCAGCAAACCATCTCCAATTGAGTCCCCATTGTCCCGAGAAAAGAATAGCTGTTCTAATCGGTTTCCAAGTATCTCCCAGGCCCAGGATATGCATCCATTTCCTTTGGATAATGCAGCTGCAAATGAGAAGGGAACATGGCAGATGTGGAATACTTTGCCACTTGGTCAGGAAGGTTTAGGTTTGGTTAGTGACCCAGCAAACTGGTTTTTATCCCCTCAAAGGGACGTGCCAAACAAGGATGATTTTGTGCTTCCATCATCTAAGACTATGGATTCTCTTTTCAACAAAGATGATAACATTATTTCCAGTAACCATTCTtcacaacatttttttcttcctaatgGTCAGAGTGGTGGGACCTTCAGCCCAGTTACTGGTTCAAATGGTTATGATCCTTGGTCACAGGGTGCTTTATTTCCATCGTTGTCAGGTGGACTTAAAGCTCAGGAGAGTGCTACTCAGAATGAAATGATATATGCGAGTCAGAGTGGGTCTGCTAGCAACCATGTGCACGAGTGTTCTAAGGCTAACAGTTGGACCAAGTGAGTAAATTACTGTTTGGCTTAAATTTTGCCTATTATTGCATGGCGAATTTCCTTTCTATTATGGATCTGTGTTTTTGTAAGAACATTATAAATTGATGAACTTCTATAACCAAAAGATGAAGGAAACCTCCTCATTTTGTTCTTCCTGAATGAATTTTACTGCTTGaaatattgattgattgatcgATCATGTGCGTCTTATTTTGGAAATAATTGTCTCTGATAAAAACGTGTATTTATAGCACATGATGGAACTATGATATGAATGCACTTGGTTCACTCTCCAAGTAGTGACTCGTAGTATTTGACCattttatatgtaattattatatatgacatGCTTAAAATACATCCCATTTTACAtgtatttgttttgtatttatgtgctatttttttttaatgtcgtTGTGGTCTGTAGGCTTTTTCTGAAGTATAGGTTAGTAAGAGGCTGAAATGCCAAACTTAGTggttcaaaatataattttaggagTCTGAAGTCTCACTAATTTAGAGAAGTGCATATTGTCCTTGGGCATTTCTAAACAGACTGGTTTAATCTTTTCTTACAGAAAGAAGGACAAGTTTGTTATCAATCAATACTCAAATACAATCAGGAAAAGTATGAAACACTCACCCACACATGTTGACTTTTTACAGTATACAGTATATACTCTGATAAAGTGGGGGAACAAAAGATACTGTGAGGGAAATAAGATATAGGCTAAGAGGCATAACATAACTAGGATGCGATGAATGAAGCTGATTGGCTAGGTACATACACTACAAAACTGTGTGTCATCCCCAAGACACCAACCTGTGTTTCTTCaggggaaaaaaaatcataaatagcaAATTTAACAGGGATCACAGTTGAAGTAACATGAAATATATGCTTTCTGTGTGGGGG
It contains:
- the LOC100814092 gene encoding uncharacterized protein, producing the protein MCILCVIQKWSRRVATMLPWLVIPFIGLWALSQLLPPAFRFEITSPRLACVFVLLITLFWYEILMPWLSAWRVRRNARIRERKRFEAIEMQKLRKTATRRCRNCLNPYRDQNPGGGRFMCSYCGHVSKRPVLDLPVLPGFGISNSGIVKDLVGKNGKIVNSKVWSENGWMCSQEWLENGSWVGGSILGNPSNWRTNGSAGLYGGDEHCLTEPSYSGISVFVCRLLTTFFVSIRWLWRKTFRLSSREDCSSDAEHRALLAKRGESGPNLNESRGERARRKAEEKRQARLEKELLEEEERKQREEVSRLVEERRRLRDEKMEAEKERSKSSYPSKEKDSRKEAERKHQEKRKEKDKGSSKSNSDVEEVDRRASKESERKCDFDKKSETDRRELQKSGFESGKGHNTDNTHSKNVAANSYNRGSTGTRYLDRMRGTILSSSKALGFGKGANAPGTVVKENKFNGSVNHIHSTASRKDICPPDRSTAKSNLNGNDTNINHSVPPEPQPWSPWIAPKKSWQQLFTRSSTVAQSSNSNVICRPNSKIQAEAKSPQLSGQSPITQPFNNPIQFGLPSPFNISSYPIGSTGSSQGFSPAIEPLYSPVENISHDFIHEEQELFEDPCYIPDPVSLLGPVSESLDNFQLDLGSGFVTDTKMAMPHSLKNTSAGSDVNKPSPIESPMSREKNSCSNRFPSISQAQDMQSFPAANEKGTWQMWNTLPLGQEGLGLVGDPANWFLSPQRDVLNKDDFVLPSSKTMDSLFKTDDNIISSNHSSQHVFLPNVQSGGTFSPVTGSNGYDPWSQGALFPPLSGGLKAQESATQNEIIYGSRSGSASNHMLECSPANSWSRNEWPVKGAVEGLGKSSVARPHIKKRV
- the LOC100814617 gene encoding uncharacterized protein → MCILCVIQKWSRRVATMLPWLVIPFIGLWALSQLLPPAFRFEITSPRLACVFVLLITLFWYEILMPWLSAWRVRRNARIRERKRFEAIEMQKLRKTATRRCRNCLNPYRDQNPGGGRFMCSYCGHVSKRPVLDLPVLPGFGISNSGIVKDLVGKNGKIVNSKVWSENGWMCSQEWLENGSWVGGSILGNPSNWRTNGSAGLYGGDEHCLTERSYSGILVFVCRLWTTFFLSIRWLWRKTFRLSSREDCSSDAEHRALLAKRGESGPNLNESRGERARRKAEEKRQARLEKELLEEEERKQREEVSRLVEERRRLRDEKMEAEKERSKSSYPSKEKDSKKEAERKRQEKRKEKDKGSSKSNSDVEELDRRASKESERKCDFDKKSETDRREHQKSGFESGKGHNTDNTHSKNVAANSYNRGSTGTRYLDRMRGTILSSSKALGFGKGANAPGSVVKENKFNGSVDHIHSTATRKDIYPPDCSTAKSNLNGDDKNINHSVPPEPQPWSPWTAPKKSWQQLFTRSSTVAQSSNSNVICRPNSKIQAEAKSPQLSGQSPITQPFNNPIQFGLPSPFNISSYPIGSTGSSQGFSPAIEPLYSTVENISQDFRHEEQELFEDPCYIPDPVSLLGPVSESLDNFQLDLGSGFVTDTKMAMPHSLKSTSAGSDISKPSPIESPLSREKNSCSNRFPSISQAQDMHPFPLDNAAANEKGTWQMWNTLPLGQEGLGLVSDPANWFLSPQRDVPNKDDFVLPSSKTMDSLFNKDDNIISSNHSSQHFFLPNGQSGGTFSPVTGSNGYDPWSQGALFPSLSGGLKAQESATQNEMIYASQSGSASNHVHECSKANSWTKNEWPVKTTVEGLGKSSVARPHNGSQHPTSDVQSFWSFD